From a single Mangifera indica cultivar Alphonso chromosome 19, CATAS_Mindica_2.1, whole genome shotgun sequence genomic region:
- the LOC123203475 gene encoding TMV resistance protein N-like, producing MDRKGFKVFKGDKELERETPISMELVKTIQESRISIVVFSRRYASCTWCLNELAEIVECMKTRRQIVIPIFYDVKPSVPRHQNGVFEEAFAKHEEIFKENLQYVQMWRNALQEVANLKGFDLNDRHESEFIRAIVEEVSSKLGVSTSTFVNLKKLLVSCLEQLQAQAQTLRIQWGRSVISSSPFFFFKFFLIFDINVTTFLTFKAVHQSLMYGNLKYFILLKRSRPLAKPVIFFKTKRK from the exons ATGGATCGGAAAGGATTTAAAGTATTTAAGGGCGACAAAGAACTTGAAAGGGAAACTCCCATTTCAATGGAACTCGTCAAAACAATTCAAGAGTCAAGAATTTCaattgttgttttctcaagACGCTATGCTTCATGTACTTGGTGCTTGAATGAACTAGCTGAGATTGTCGAATGCATGAAAACAAGGCGACAAATAGTCATTCCGATTTTCTATGATGTTAAGCCAAGTGTGCCAAGACATCAGAACGGAGTCTTTGAAGAAGCATTTGCTAAACATGAAGAAATTTTTAAGGAGAATTTACAGTATGTGCAAATGTGGAGGAACGCTTTACAAGAGGTGGCCAATCTAAAAGGATTCGATTTGAACGATAG GCATGAAAGTGAGTTTATCAGAGCAATTGTGGAAGAAGTGTCAAGTAAATTAGGGGTTTCGACTTCAACATTTGTGAATCTGAAGAAACTACTTGTTTCATGTTTAGAGCAACTGCAGGCACAAGCACAGACACTAAGAATTCAGTGGGGCCGATCCGTAATTTCATCatcacccttttttttttttaaattttttctcatctttGACATAAATGTAACAACCTTTTTGACTTTCAAGGCTGTCCATCAATCATTGATGTATGggaatctaaaatattttattttattaaag
- the LOC123203555 gene encoding uncharacterized protein LOC123203555 isoform X2, with protein sequence MAQHRQSSHHSNNSNGTSSGDQVSIGIRSTTFHGKSSRSRRSARSDKSACQLSVASVSVFLLLVLFVTLLAYFYISGYNTDDAVVHTDNEDTISYHAVDGDLMNEIDFLTNVTRRDTFKVLGFGKGSVTQGRDSRYWDKDDRRRDDDYNEDEVERSSTAAKGGSNNMGHVPVKMMNGNKKISHDDPHQGLDGKGVDLYNEAGRDELKIYEAKYEASLKNLGQSGNAKGIGNQQSEDKDFEMRSEAIDVDDEYDNNAEFHDTQVEYDDSGHNKGDDSDLAKIHDQIHMDSSDFHDTQMKDEDFLKEVEETSNKSFANSSIKSQNLGNSDTHHREVSIIGGKSTKSSRSESKTKKRRKFSGSCEMKFLNSTTQLVEPLESRKFARFFLQYTEVEGKPDGVAEWEPRFAGHQSLQEREESFLAHDQKINCGFVKGPEGSPSTGFDLSEDDANYNSKCHIAVVSCIFGNSDRLRVPAGKTVTRLSRKNVCFVMFMDTLTLQTLISEGQIPDRTGFIGLWKIVVVHNLPYTDMRRVGKIPKLLSHRLFPSARYSIWLDSKLRLQLDPLLILEYFLWRKGYEYAISNHYDRHCVWEEVAQNKKLNKYNHTVIDEQFAFYQNDGLKRFDASDPNKPLPSNVPEGSFIVRAHTPMSNLFSCLWFNEVDRFTPRDQLSFAYTYQKLRRTNPSKMFYLNMFKV encoded by the exons ATGGCTCAGCACAGACAATCAAGCCATCACAGCAACAACTCAAACGGCACGTCGTCCGGTGACCAAGTGTCCATCGGCATCCGAAGCACGACGTTTCACGGCAAATCGTCTCGCTCCCGCCGATCGGCGCGCTCCGATAAGTCTGCTTGCCAACTCTCTGTTGCCTCCGTCTCTGTCTTCCTCTTGCTTGTGCTCTTCGTCACTCTCTTAGCCTATTTTTACATCTCTGGATATAACACTGACGATGCTGTTGTTCATACTGATAATGAAG ACACAATTAGTTACCATGCTGTGGATGGTGATTTGATGAATGAAATTGATTTTCTTACTAATGTGACACGGAGGGACACATTTAAAGTTCTTGGATTTGGCAAGGGCTCGGTAACGCAGGGAAGAGATTCAAGATATTGGGATAAGGATGATAGGAGAAGGGATGATGATTACAATGAGGATGAAGTAGAACGTTCTAGCACAGCTGCAAAGGGTGGAAGTAATAATATGGGCCATGTTCCAGTGAAAATGATGAATGGCAACAAGAAGATTTCTCATGATGATCCACATCAGGGTTTAGATGGAAAAGGAGTTGATTTGTATAACGAAGCTGGGCGTGatgaattgaaaatatatgaagCAAAATATGAAGCATCCCTAAAGAATTTGGGCCAATCAGGAAATGCCAAAGGAATTGGAAATCAACAATCTGAAGATAAAGATTTTGAGATGCGAAGTGAGGCtattgatgttgatgatgaGTATGATAATAATGCTGAATTTCATGATACTCAAGTGGAATACGATGATTCTGGTCATAACAAAGGGGATGACTCAGATTTAGCAAAAATCCATGATCAGATCCATATGGACTCATCTGATTTTCATGATACTCAAATGAAGGATGAAGATTTTCTCAAGGAAGTTGAGGAAACTTCAAACAAATCATTTGCAAACTCTTctataaaatctcaaaatttagGCAATTCTGATACACATCATCGAGAAGTCAGTATTATTGGTGGCAAATCTACAAAGAGTTCACGATCggaatcaaaaacaaaaaaacgcCGTAAATTTTCtg gGTCATGTGAGATGAAGTTCTTAAATTCAACTACACAGCTTGTGGAGCCTTTGGAAAGTCGAAAATTTGCAAGATTTTTCCTGCAGTATACTGAAGTGGAGGGGAAGCCTGATGGAGTTGCAGAGTGGGAGCCTAGATTTGCTGGGCATCAGAGTTTACAAGAGCGGGAAGAATCATTTTTGGCACAtgaccaaaaaataaattgtgGCTTTGTTAAAGGTCCTGAAGGTTCTCCAAGTACTGGATTTGACTTATCAGAAGATGACGCAAATTATAATAGTAAATGCCACATTGCTGTTGTCTCATGCATTTTTGGAAATTCAGATCGCTTGAGGGTACCTGCTGGTAAAACG GTTACTCGTTTGTCAAGGAAAAACGTCTGCTTTGTTATGTTCATGGATACTCTGACTTTGCAAACACTTATTTCAGAAGGTCAGATACCAGATAGAACAGGCTTTATTGGTTTATGGAAGATAGTTGTTGTGCATAATCTTCCTTATACTGATATGCGTAGAGTGGGAAAAATACCAAAATTGTTGTCACATCGACTATTTCCTTCTGCAAG ATATTCAATTTGGCTGGATAGCAAATTACGTCTTCAGCTTGACCCTTTACTCATCTTGGAATATTTCTTGTGGCGAAAAGGTTATGAGTATGCCATTTCTAACCACTATGATCGGCACTGTGTATGGGAAGAAGTTGCACAAAATAAGAAGTTGAACAAGTATAACCATACAGTCATTGACGAACAATTTGCGTTCTACCAGAATGATGGGTTGAAAAGATTCGATGCCTCAGACCCTAACAAGCCTCTCCCTAGCA ATGTTCCTGAGGGATCTTTCATCGTAAGAGCACACACTCCAATGTCAAATTTGTTCTCCTGTCTTTGGTTCAATGAGGTTGACCGTTTTACTCCTCGGGATCAGCTAAGTTTTGCTTATACATATCAGAAATTAAGGAGGACAAATCCTAGCAAAATGTTTTATCTTAATATGTTCAAGGTATAG
- the LOC123203555 gene encoding uncharacterized protein LOC123203555 isoform X1: MAQHRQSSHHSNNSNGTSSGDQVSIGIRSTTFHGKSSRSRRSARSDKSACQLSVASVSVFLLLVLFVTLLAYFYISGYNTDDAVVHTDNEDTISYHAVDGDLMNEIDFLTNVTRRDTFKVLGFGKGSVTQGRDSRYWDKDDRRRDDDYNEDEVERSSTAAKGGSNNMGHVPVKMMNGNKKISHDDPHQGLDGKGVDLYNEAGRDELKIYEAKYEASLKNLGQSGNAKGIGNQQSEDKDFEMRSEAIDVDDEYDNNAEFHDTQVEYDDSGHNKGDDSDLAKIHDQIHMDSSDFHDTQMKDEDFLKEVEETSNKSFANSSIKSQNLGNSDTHHREVSIIGGKSTKSSRSESKTKKRRKFSGSCEMKFLNSTTQLVEPLESRKFARFFLQYTEVEGKPDGVAEWEPRFAGHQSLQEREESFLAHDQKINCGFVKGPEGSPSTGFDLSEDDANYNSKCHIAVVSCIFGNSDRLRVPAGKTVTRLSRKNVCFVMFMDTLTLQTLISEGQIPDRTGFIGLWKIVVVHNLPYTDMRRVGKIPKLLSHRLFPSARYSIWLDSKLRLQLDPLLILEYFLWRKGYEYAISNHYDRHCVWEEVAQNKKLNKYNHTVIDEQFAFYQNDGLKRFDASDPNKPLPSNVPEGSFIVRAHTPMSNLFSCLWFNEVDRFTPRDQLSFAYTYQKLRRTNPSKMFYLNMFKDCERRTIAKLFRHRAEEKRGSHQHAAT, from the exons ATGGCTCAGCACAGACAATCAAGCCATCACAGCAACAACTCAAACGGCACGTCGTCCGGTGACCAAGTGTCCATCGGCATCCGAAGCACGACGTTTCACGGCAAATCGTCTCGCTCCCGCCGATCGGCGCGCTCCGATAAGTCTGCTTGCCAACTCTCTGTTGCCTCCGTCTCTGTCTTCCTCTTGCTTGTGCTCTTCGTCACTCTCTTAGCCTATTTTTACATCTCTGGATATAACACTGACGATGCTGTTGTTCATACTGATAATGAAG ACACAATTAGTTACCATGCTGTGGATGGTGATTTGATGAATGAAATTGATTTTCTTACTAATGTGACACGGAGGGACACATTTAAAGTTCTTGGATTTGGCAAGGGCTCGGTAACGCAGGGAAGAGATTCAAGATATTGGGATAAGGATGATAGGAGAAGGGATGATGATTACAATGAGGATGAAGTAGAACGTTCTAGCACAGCTGCAAAGGGTGGAAGTAATAATATGGGCCATGTTCCAGTGAAAATGATGAATGGCAACAAGAAGATTTCTCATGATGATCCACATCAGGGTTTAGATGGAAAAGGAGTTGATTTGTATAACGAAGCTGGGCGTGatgaattgaaaatatatgaagCAAAATATGAAGCATCCCTAAAGAATTTGGGCCAATCAGGAAATGCCAAAGGAATTGGAAATCAACAATCTGAAGATAAAGATTTTGAGATGCGAAGTGAGGCtattgatgttgatgatgaGTATGATAATAATGCTGAATTTCATGATACTCAAGTGGAATACGATGATTCTGGTCATAACAAAGGGGATGACTCAGATTTAGCAAAAATCCATGATCAGATCCATATGGACTCATCTGATTTTCATGATACTCAAATGAAGGATGAAGATTTTCTCAAGGAAGTTGAGGAAACTTCAAACAAATCATTTGCAAACTCTTctataaaatctcaaaatttagGCAATTCTGATACACATCATCGAGAAGTCAGTATTATTGGTGGCAAATCTACAAAGAGTTCACGATCggaatcaaaaacaaaaaaacgcCGTAAATTTTCtg gGTCATGTGAGATGAAGTTCTTAAATTCAACTACACAGCTTGTGGAGCCTTTGGAAAGTCGAAAATTTGCAAGATTTTTCCTGCAGTATACTGAAGTGGAGGGGAAGCCTGATGGAGTTGCAGAGTGGGAGCCTAGATTTGCTGGGCATCAGAGTTTACAAGAGCGGGAAGAATCATTTTTGGCACAtgaccaaaaaataaattgtgGCTTTGTTAAAGGTCCTGAAGGTTCTCCAAGTACTGGATTTGACTTATCAGAAGATGACGCAAATTATAATAGTAAATGCCACATTGCTGTTGTCTCATGCATTTTTGGAAATTCAGATCGCTTGAGGGTACCTGCTGGTAAAACG GTTACTCGTTTGTCAAGGAAAAACGTCTGCTTTGTTATGTTCATGGATACTCTGACTTTGCAAACACTTATTTCAGAAGGTCAGATACCAGATAGAACAGGCTTTATTGGTTTATGGAAGATAGTTGTTGTGCATAATCTTCCTTATACTGATATGCGTAGAGTGGGAAAAATACCAAAATTGTTGTCACATCGACTATTTCCTTCTGCAAG ATATTCAATTTGGCTGGATAGCAAATTACGTCTTCAGCTTGACCCTTTACTCATCTTGGAATATTTCTTGTGGCGAAAAGGTTATGAGTATGCCATTTCTAACCACTATGATCGGCACTGTGTATGGGAAGAAGTTGCACAAAATAAGAAGTTGAACAAGTATAACCATACAGTCATTGACGAACAATTTGCGTTCTACCAGAATGATGGGTTGAAAAGATTCGATGCCTCAGACCCTAACAAGCCTCTCCCTAGCA ATGTTCCTGAGGGATCTTTCATCGTAAGAGCACACACTCCAATGTCAAATTTGTTCTCCTGTCTTTGGTTCAATGAGGTTGACCGTTTTACTCCTCGGGATCAGCTAAGTTTTGCTTATACATATCAGAAATTAAGGAGGACAAATCCTAGCAAAATGTTTTATCTTAATATGTTCAAG GACTGTGAGAGGAGAACCATAGCTAAGCTGTTTCGACATAGAGCAGAGGAGAAGCGGGGTTCTCATCAACATGCAGCCACATAA